One Erysipelothrix amsterdamensis DNA window includes the following coding sequences:
- a CDS encoding excalibur calcium-binding domain-containing protein: protein MLRKRKKSISDSSQKLRVSKKKWFRRDHESIEKNNEQLEQEPQRKPNWFTPKKTIALVLSLGVGALGAYSMDANRVYSLTLEENGQALREPFLYTNSKNTEVRLPSESDFKDVEQGSFKGWYDDQGNNITHLKLVKDTRVEAKWYAMHTEEKVVLNETPFKNIEETDDSLLESESYQKQVGKIGIDETRKQLVYRDDSLYKESIISEKNLQLKTDAIWVKGTKPIPVTPTIQATPAVESVNHVVARSEVKSEYYKNCTELRKVYQRGVGSDHEAYRLPLDRDRDGWACEAKGN, encoded by the coding sequence ATGTTAAGAAAAAGAAAGAAATCAATCAGTGATTCATCACAAAAATTGAGAGTAAGTAAAAAGAAGTGGTTTCGTCGAGACCATGAATCTATCGAAAAAAATAACGAACAATTAGAGCAGGAGCCTCAACGTAAACCAAATTGGTTTACACCAAAGAAAACTATCGCACTTGTTTTAAGCCTTGGAGTTGGTGCCCTTGGAGCGTATTCTATGGATGCAAATCGCGTTTACAGTTTAACGCTCGAAGAAAATGGACAAGCACTCCGAGAACCATTTCTATACACTAATTCTAAAAACACTGAAGTCAGATTACCGAGCGAATCCGATTTTAAAGATGTTGAGCAAGGAAGTTTTAAGGGTTGGTATGATGATCAAGGTAACAACATCACCCATTTAAAATTGGTGAAAGACACACGTGTTGAAGCAAAATGGTATGCGATGCATACTGAAGAGAAAGTCGTACTCAATGAAACCCCGTTTAAGAATATCGAAGAAACAGATGATTCCTTACTTGAATCTGAAAGTTATCAAAAGCAAGTTGGGAAGATTGGGATTGATGAGACACGTAAACAATTGGTGTATCGTGATGATAGTCTCTATAAAGAATCCATCATTTCCGAAAAAAACCTTCAACTTAAAACGGATGCAATTTGGGTTAAAGGGACAAAACCCATTCCTGTAACCCCTACGATACAAGCGACACCTGCTGTAGAATCCGTAAATCATGTGGTTGCAAGATCTGAGGTAAAATCAGAATATTATAAGAACTGTACCGAACTTCGAAAAGTCTACCAAAGGGGTGTTGGGAGTGATCATGAAGCATACAGATTACCACTTGACCGTGACCGAGATGGATGGGCTTGTGAAGCGAAAGGAAATTAG
- a CDS encoding aldose epimerase: MLNVKQVMTHQQNVKEITLQTNEAEVKVLTLGGTITSFKLTGDMNVVTSYMNYEDYLNNTVYLGSSVGPLAGRTREGVITLNDTTLHLSQNNGSAHLHGGYEGLSSRNLTIKSLYDDDEPIVVLEGDFNHERDGYPGNVRYEIIYRLEGSSLSISYTATPSCSMPLNLTNHMYFDLLGHGDLSQHHLLVDADRVAYLDEDLCTDGTFIDVTDTVFDLRSNPSLESVLQGYHPQFDNTRHLDHNYQLNGDKRVLLSAMNKSLLIETSCPAVQIYFANYFDESFKNGQGQFAWNHSAIAIEPEFLPGARVPWYSEENPYSEVTTYTLKK, translated from the coding sequence ATGTTAAATGTGAAACAGGTGATGACACACCAACAAAACGTCAAGGAGATTACTTTACAAACAAATGAAGCTGAAGTTAAAGTCTTAACGCTTGGAGGTACCATAACCTCTTTTAAGTTAACTGGTGATATGAATGTGGTAACGTCATATATGAATTATGAGGATTACCTCAATAATACGGTTTATCTTGGATCCAGTGTGGGACCTTTGGCGGGCAGAACGCGAGAGGGTGTTATTACTCTAAATGATACGACTCTGCATTTAAGTCAGAATAATGGTTCCGCGCATTTACATGGAGGATATGAGGGCTTATCTTCTCGCAATTTAACGATTAAAAGTCTTTATGACGATGATGAACCCATTGTTGTACTTGAAGGAGATTTTAATCATGAACGTGATGGGTATCCCGGTAATGTTCGCTATGAGATCATCTATCGTTTAGAGGGTTCATCATTATCAATTAGCTATACTGCAACGCCTTCATGTTCCATGCCTCTAAATCTTACAAATCATATGTATTTTGATTTGTTGGGTCATGGGGATTTGTCACAGCATCATCTTCTTGTTGATGCGGATCGTGTAGCCTATCTTGATGAAGATTTATGTACGGACGGTACATTTATTGATGTTACGGATACAGTTTTTGATTTGCGAAGTAATCCCTCACTTGAGTCCGTTTTACAAGGCTACCATCCACAATTTGATAACACGCGTCATCTTGACCACAATTATCAATTAAACGGTGACAAGCGTGTTTTATTGTCGGCTATGAACAAATCCTTGCTTATTGAAACATCATGTCCGGCAGTTCAAATCTATTTTGCAAATTATTTCGATGAGAGTTTTAAAAATGGTCAAGGTCAATTTGCGTGGAATCATTCAGCCATCGCAATTGAGCCTGAATTTTTACCAGGAGCTCGTGTTCCTTGGTATTCAGAAGAAAACCCATACTCAGAAGTCACAACCTATACATTAAAAAAATAA
- a CDS encoding galactokinase, with product MEKQLAQQFETVFGVSHEFEFFAPGRINLIGEHIDYSGGSVFPCAITYGTYALVRKRNDKQLNLYSTNFENLGIITSEVDQLVYDEKDDWANYPKGVIKMFELEGHVCDFGLDILYYGNIPNGAGLSSSASIEVLTAWIVNKLFHFNEDMITCVKLSQKAENQFIGVNCGIMDQFAVGMGQKDHAILLNTNTLAYEYVPVELGDASIVIANTNKRRGLADSAYNERRAQCEKALAILKEEYNIEHLCDLSLDQLMAKESLFEDKVVYRRAYHAVSENERTKRASEVLKSGDINAFGLLMNESHQSLRDDYEVTGIELDTLVESAWSQTGTIGARVTGAGFGGCAIAIVENQHVDAFIKNVGKQYADKIGYEATFYVASVGEGTHQIK from the coding sequence ATGGAAAAACAACTAGCACAACAATTTGAAACCGTATTTGGTGTAAGCCATGAATTTGAGTTCTTTGCACCAGGTCGTATTAATTTAATTGGAGAACATATTGACTATAGCGGCGGTTCTGTGTTCCCTTGTGCGATTACATACGGTACGTATGCGCTTGTTCGTAAGCGTAACGATAAACAACTCAATCTTTATTCAACAAATTTTGAAAATTTAGGCATCATTACTTCAGAAGTAGACCAACTTGTTTACGATGAAAAAGATGATTGGGCTAATTATCCAAAGGGTGTTATTAAGATGTTTGAGTTGGAAGGTCATGTATGTGACTTTGGATTGGATATTCTCTATTACGGAAATATTCCGAATGGAGCGGGTCTTTCAAGCTCTGCTTCAATTGAAGTTTTAACGGCTTGGATTGTTAATAAACTGTTTCATTTCAATGAAGATATGATTACATGTGTTAAATTATCACAAAAAGCAGAGAATCAATTTATTGGTGTTAATTGTGGTATTATGGATCAATTTGCTGTGGGGATGGGACAAAAAGATCATGCAATTTTATTAAATACAAATACGCTTGCTTATGAATATGTTCCTGTAGAACTTGGGGATGCATCCATTGTTATTGCGAATACGAATAAACGTCGTGGATTAGCGGATTCTGCTTATAATGAACGCAGAGCTCAATGCGAAAAAGCACTTGCTATTCTTAAAGAGGAATATAATATTGAACACCTCTGTGATCTCTCCTTGGATCAATTGATGGCAAAAGAATCGCTTTTTGAAGATAAAGTGGTGTATCGTCGTGCTTATCATGCAGTAAGTGAAAACGAACGAACAAAACGTGCTTCAGAAGTGCTAAAATCGGGTGATATTAATGCTTTCGGATTGCTCATGAATGAAAGCCATCAATCACTACGCGATGATTATGAAGTAACGGGTATTGAACTTGATACACTTGTGGAAAGTGCATGGAGTCAAACAGGAACGATCGGTGCTCGTGTTACGGGTGCTGGATTTGGTGGATGTGCGATTGCGATTGTTGAGAATCAACACGTTGATGCATTCATTAAAAATGTCGGCAAGCAATATGCTGATAAAATTGGATATGAAGCAACATTCTATGTTGCGTCGGTTGGTGAAGGCACACATCAAATTAAATAA